Sequence from the Deltaproteobacteria bacterium genome:
TAGATTCAAGGTCTCGAAAGGGGGGCCGGTATGACCGAACTCACCCATTTTGATGACAAAGGAAGGGCCAGGATGGTCGATGTAAGCCACAAGGAAGTTACTTCCAGGGAGGCCGTTGTCCGGGGGACGGTCTCTATGGCCCCTCGAACCTTCGAAATGATTCAAACCAGAGCGATTGCAAAGGGAGA
This genomic interval carries:
- the moaC gene encoding cyclic pyranopterin monophosphate synthase MoaC (MoaC; along with MoaA is involved in conversion of a guanosine derivative into molybdopterin precursor Z; involved in molybdenum cofactor biosynthesis), coding for MTELTHFDDKGRARMVDVSHKEVTSREAVVRGTVSMAPRTFEMIQTRAIAKG